The window TGATCATGGCAGACCTGGGCTTGCCTCTCTCCACCCTGCCTACCATGTTGGCCATTTTCTGGTCTAAGTTCACCTCTGTCTGTTTCGAGACATGTGCTGTCCAGATGTACTTCATCTGCATCTCCACCATAGAGCCCGGGGCCCTGGTGGCCATGGTCTCTGACTGCTTCATTGCTATCTGCCACTCTTTGCACTATGCAGTACCTGACCAGTCCCTGATAATGAAGACAGGGGGGCAATTTTCACGCAGGGCGTCTGCACAGTGCTCTCCATTGCTGTTCTCATCAGGAAGATGCCCTTCTGCAGGTCCCGTGTGCAGTCCCACTCCTGCCTGCATCAGGACACGCTGAGACTGACGTGCTGGGATGTCCGGGTGAACAGCCTGTATGGGCTAATGGCCATGGTGCTCCCTGAGCACCCCTGTGTCCTACACCATAAGCATCAGGGCCATACTGAGCACTGTCTCCCGGGAGGCACGAGCCAAAGCCTTCAGCACATGCATCTCCCAGCTCAGTGCCATCCTGGTGTTCTACACCGTGCTCATCACCCTGTCTGTCACTCACAGATCCAGAAGGCACCGCAGCCCCTGGTGCCATGCTCATGGCTGATGCCTGTCTCCTAGTGCTGGACTTGCAGGCGtacagctggaggagcaggcgGGTCCTCATCCTGCTCAGCCAGAGGGGAGCCCAGCATCACACCTAGTGCTGGGGAgggctccttccttccctctccagaTGGGTTTCTCACAGGCAATGTCTTaccctggagaaaaaaaaaaaaaaacactccagGAGAAACCTGTCACCCCTTTTGCAacacagctcttttccttcccatggAGAGATGGGTGACTGCAGTTCACTTCGGAGGGCAGAGCTGCGGTGCACAGCGGTGCCGTCCTCCTGCAGGTGGGGGaggaggctgctgggagcagccaaGGAGTCGCTCTGATGGCAGATTCGGGCTCTGAAGAAGTACAAACAATGCTGCCAGACTCGTGCTTTTAATTACGAGCCTCCCCACATCCATTGGTTGTACAGAGCTCACAGTTCCCGGGGCTATGCGATCACATGAGACTCCGCAGCGTTCATTATGTGAATCATACGTTTCTCATCTTGGCTGTTATGAAGGACAGACAGGATCTAATGGCTGAGGACACAAAGCCAGGGAGCTGAGCCCCATCTCCTTGCAGGGTCTGCAAGGGGGGCGTATGCTC of the Gallus gallus isolate bGalGal1 chromosome 1, bGalGal1.mat.broiler.GRCg7b, whole genome shotgun sequence genome contains:
- the LOC107052463 gene encoding olfactory receptor 51G2-like isoform X1 — its product is MMYIRATVLGSQELILPMLLQWGVWAVSQQGCHSGMLCYFLTPGPSAHEMLASNRTKSSSLTFTLTGIPGVLLSSHWMALPLCCLSLLTLLGNSTLLWMIKTDHSLHAPTHYFLSMLIMADLGLPLSTLPTMLAIFWSKFTSVCFETCAVQMYFICISTIEPGALVAMVSDCFIAICHSLHYACSLSTPVSYTISIRAILSTVSREARAKAFSTCISQLSAILVFYTVLITLSVTHRSRRHRSPWCHAHG